In Longimicrobiaceae bacterium, a single window of DNA contains:
- the acnA gene encoding aconitate hydratase AcnA: MIDSFGARSTLRVGEREYEIFRLDALAKEGIDVSRLPYSLRILLENLLRREDGVTVTREDIEALARWSPKEASEREIAYMPARVVLQDFTGVPCVVDLAAMRDAMADLGGDPSKINPLQPVELVIDHSVQVDAFGTAAAFEQNVELDYQRNAERYAFLRWGQQAFDNFKVVPPNTGIVHQVNLEYLSRVVFTSDENPAAPKTDLPQAFPDTCVGTDSHTPMVNGLGILAWGVGGIEAEAAMLGQPISMLIPQVIGFKLEGELPEGATATDLVLTVTEMLRKKGVVGKFVEFYGPGVSRLPLADRATIGNMSPEYGATCAIFPPDEVTLQYLRLTGRPQERIALVEAYMKEQGLFHSADAPEPVFTDTLELDLNTVEPSIAGPRRPQDRIKLSEAKKAFRKALPDLLPSKGGMPSQKDAANRTDASGPDAVGVWGEGSAESPSAQKVMIENAEQCLDHGSVVIAAITSCTNTSNPSVMLAAGLLAKKAVERGLTRKPWVKTSLAPGSKVVTEYYQKADLQQYLDALGFQTVGYGCTTCIGNSGPLPQEISEAIQKGGLVAASVLSGNRNFEGRINSDVRANFLMSPPLVVAFAIAGRIDIDLYNEPLGEGKDGRSVFLKDIWPTQAEIEETVRSSIESEMYRRSYGAVFEGDDRWKSMDIPSGSRFTWADSSTYVRQPTYFEGMSRQARDTVPEITGARAVALLGDSVTTDHISPAGSIKKDSPAGRYLTEHGVEARDFNSYGSRRGNHEVMVRGTFANVRIRNQLAPGTEGGYTTYFPENEITTIYDAAMRYVADGTPLVVLAGKEYGSGSSRDWAAKGPYLQGIKAVIAESYERIHRSNLVGMGILPLQFLPGESVSSLGLLGRETFDFQGLTAAIATGFGAGREIAVRATGEDGKVTEFRALVRIDTPQEILYYRHGGILQYVLRQLLGGKEEPAALSGEAGLPQAAVASEHHHDGTVEKGSIDSFPASDPPGY; encoded by the coding sequence ATGATCGACAGCTTTGGAGCACGCTCCACCCTGCGCGTGGGCGAGCGTGAGTACGAGATCTTCCGCCTGGACGCGCTGGCCAAGGAGGGCATCGACGTGAGCCGCCTTCCGTACAGCCTGCGTATCCTGTTGGAGAACCTGCTGCGGCGCGAAGACGGCGTGACCGTCACCCGCGAGGACATCGAGGCTCTGGCGCGGTGGTCGCCCAAGGAAGCCTCCGAGCGGGAGATCGCCTACATGCCCGCCCGCGTCGTCCTCCAGGACTTCACCGGCGTTCCCTGCGTGGTGGACCTCGCCGCCATGCGCGACGCCATGGCCGACCTGGGCGGCGACCCGTCCAAGATCAACCCGCTGCAGCCGGTGGAGCTGGTCATCGACCACTCCGTGCAGGTCGACGCCTTCGGCACCGCCGCGGCCTTCGAGCAGAACGTGGAGCTGGACTACCAGCGCAACGCCGAGCGCTACGCCTTCCTGCGCTGGGGCCAGCAGGCGTTCGACAACTTCAAGGTCGTGCCGCCCAACACCGGCATCGTCCACCAGGTCAACCTCGAGTACCTCTCCCGCGTCGTCTTCACCAGCGACGAGAACCCCGCCGCGCCCAAGACCGACCTGCCGCAGGCGTTCCCGGACACCTGCGTGGGCACCGACTCGCACACGCCCATGGTCAACGGTCTCGGCATCCTGGCCTGGGGCGTCGGCGGCATCGAGGCCGAGGCGGCCATGCTGGGCCAGCCCATCTCCATGCTCATCCCCCAGGTCATCGGCTTCAAGCTGGAGGGCGAGCTGCCGGAGGGCGCGACGGCCACCGACCTGGTGCTGACCGTGACGGAGATGCTCCGGAAGAAGGGCGTCGTCGGCAAGTTCGTGGAGTTCTACGGCCCCGGCGTGAGCCGCCTGCCGCTGGCCGACCGCGCCACCATCGGCAACATGAGCCCGGAGTACGGCGCCACCTGCGCCATCTTCCCGCCCGACGAGGTCACGCTCCAGTACCTGCGCCTCACCGGCCGCCCGCAGGAGCGCATCGCCCTGGTCGAGGCGTACATGAAGGAGCAGGGGCTCTTCCACAGCGCCGACGCGCCCGAGCCCGTCTTCACCGACACGCTCGAGCTGGACCTGAACACCGTGGAGCCCAGCATCGCCGGGCCACGGCGCCCGCAGGACCGCATCAAGCTCTCCGAGGCGAAGAAGGCGTTCCGCAAGGCGCTGCCCGACCTTCTCCCGTCCAAGGGCGGCATGCCGTCGCAGAAGGACGCGGCGAACCGCACCGACGCCAGCGGCCCGGACGCCGTGGGCGTGTGGGGCGAGGGCTCGGCCGAGTCGCCCAGCGCGCAGAAGGTGATGATCGAGAACGCCGAGCAGTGCCTGGACCACGGCTCGGTCGTCATCGCCGCCATCACCAGCTGCACCAACACGTCCAACCCGTCGGTGATGCTGGCGGCCGGCCTGCTCGCCAAGAAGGCGGTGGAGCGCGGCCTCACCCGCAAGCCGTGGGTGAAGACGTCGCTCGCGCCGGGATCGAAGGTGGTGACCGAGTACTACCAGAAGGCGGATCTCCAGCAGTACCTGGACGCCCTGGGCTTCCAGACCGTCGGCTACGGCTGCACCACCTGCATCGGCAACTCCGGCCCGCTGCCGCAGGAGATCTCCGAGGCGATCCAGAAGGGCGGCCTGGTCGCCGCGTCGGTCCTCTCCGGCAACCGCAACTTCGAGGGCCGCATCAACTCCGACGTGCGGGCGAACTTCCTGATGTCGCCGCCGCTCGTGGTCGCCTTCGCCATCGCCGGCCGCATCGACATCGACCTGTACAACGAGCCGCTGGGCGAGGGCAAGGACGGGCGCTCGGTCTTCCTCAAGGACATCTGGCCCACGCAGGCCGAGATCGAGGAGACGGTGCGCAGCTCCATCGAGTCGGAGATGTACCGCCGCAGCTACGGCGCGGTCTTCGAGGGCGACGACCGCTGGAAGAGCATGGACATCCCCAGCGGCAGCCGCTTCACCTGGGCGGACTCGTCCACCTACGTGCGGCAGCCCACGTACTTCGAGGGCATGAGCAGGCAGGCGCGCGACACCGTGCCGGAGATCACCGGCGCGCGGGCCGTTGCGCTGCTGGGCGACAGCGTGACCACGGACCACATCTCCCCGGCAGGGAGCATCAAGAAGGACTCGCCCGCGGGGCGCTACCTGACCGAGCACGGCGTGGAGGCGCGCGACTTCAACTCGTACGGCTCGCGGCGCGGCAACCACGAGGTGATGGTGCGCGGCACCTTCGCCAACGTGCGCATCCGCAACCAGCTCGCGCCTGGCACCGAGGGCGGGTACACCACGTACTTCCCCGAGAACGAGATCACCACCATCTACGACGCGGCCATGCGCTACGTGGCCGACGGCACGCCGCTGGTGGTGCTGGCGGGCAAGGAGTACGGCTCCGGCTCCAGCCGCGACTGGGCGGCCAAGGGCCCGTACCTCCAGGGCATCAAGGCGGTGATCGCCGAGAGCTACGAGCGCATCCACCGCAGCAACCTGGTGGGGATGGGCATCCTGCCGCTCCAGTTCCTGCCCGGCGAGTCGGTGTCGTCGCTCGGCCTCCTTGGCCGCGAGACGTTCGACTTCCAGGGGCTGACGGCCGCCATCGCCACCGGCTTCGGCGCCGGGCGCGAGATCGCCGTCCGCGCCACGGGCGAGGACGGGAAGGTGACGGAGTTCCGCGCGCTGGTGCGCATCGACACGCCGCAGGAGATCCTGTACTACCGGCACGGCGGCATCCTCCAGTACGTGCTGCGCCAGCTGCTGGGCGGCAAGGAGGAGCCGGCCGCGCTCTCCGGCGAGGCGGGGCTTCCGCAGGCCGCAGTGGCCTCGGAGCACCACCACGACGGCACGGTGGAGAAGGGGTCGATCGATTCCTTCCCCGCCAGCGACCCGCCGGGGTACTGA